A genomic window from Bradyrhizobium lupini includes:
- a CDS encoding exodeoxyribonuclease III: MKIATFNINNINRRLPNLLAWMRTAKPDVVALQELKASDGEFPATAIEKAGYGAVWCGQKTWNGVAILARNAEPILTRDRLPGKPADHEARYIEAAVRGVIVTSIYLPNGNPQPGPKFDYKLDWFARLKRHARTLLKQELPVVLAGDYNVAPDELDIYPTRSWDKDALIQPKSRAAFASLLAQGWCDAIRELHPEQRIYTFWDYKRNRWPRDAGLRLDHLLLSPALVSRLAKAGVDKKVRGEEGASDHAPAWVVLR; the protein is encoded by the coding sequence ATGAAGATCGCGACATTCAACATCAACAACATCAATCGCCGCCTGCCCAATCTGTTGGCATGGATGCGAACGGCGAAGCCAGATGTCGTCGCACTTCAGGAGTTGAAGGCAAGTGATGGCGAATTTCCGGCGACCGCGATCGAAAAGGCCGGTTACGGCGCAGTGTGGTGTGGACAGAAGACCTGGAACGGCGTCGCCATCCTGGCCCGCAATGCCGAGCCCATTCTCACCCGCGATCGCTTGCCGGGAAAACCTGCCGATCACGAAGCCCGCTACATCGAGGCCGCGGTACGCGGTGTCATCGTCACCAGCATCTACCTGCCGAACGGCAATCCGCAGCCGGGACCGAAATTCGACTACAAGCTCGACTGGTTCGCGCGGCTCAAGCGCCATGCCAGAACCTTGCTCAAGCAGGAGCTGCCCGTGGTGCTCGCCGGCGACTACAACGTTGCACCTGATGAGCTCGACATCTATCCGACGCGCTCGTGGGACAAGGATGCCTTGATCCAACCGAAGAGCCGTGCGGCCTTTGCCTCGCTGCTGGCACAAGGCTGGTGTGACGCGATCCGCGAACTGCACCCCGAGCAGCGCATCTACACCTTCTGGGATTACAAGCGAAACCGCTGGCCGCGAGATGCGGGCCTGCGGCTCGACCATCTCCTGCTCAGCCCTGCCCTCGTCTCACGCCTGGCAAAAGCCGGCGTGGACAAGAAGGTTCGCGGCGAAGAAGGCGCGAGCGACCACGCACCGGCGTGGGTCGTGCTGCGCTAG
- the radA gene encoding DNA repair protein RadA, protein MAKNTLSFVCQNCGAAYNRWQGKCESCGEWNTLAEEDTTGSVPVSIRSKRKGRTFALESLSGKTQDAPRLSSGMTELDRVTGGGFVRGSVLLVGGDPGIGKSTLLTQATSLLARAGHRVVYISGEEAVAQVRLRAERLGLSDAPVQLAAETSVEDIVSTLSEGAVPRLIVIDSIQTMWTDTVESAPGTVTQVRASAQALIRFAKRTGAAIILVGHVTKDGQIAGPRVVEHMVDAVLSFEGEGSQQFRILRAVKNRFGPTDEIGVFEMTGLGLREVTNPSELFLSERDLGTPGTAVFAGIEGTRPVLVELQALVAPTSLGTPRRAVVGWDPSRLSMVLAVLEAHCGVKLSGHDVYLNVAGGLRIHEPAADLAAAAALVSSLVNAQLPSDAVYFGEISLSGVVRPVAQTPARLKEAAKLGFQRAVLPESARGEAGGDAGLSLNAINSLTTLVAEIAARGSRRGDSSAPAEKNATPARFRRGEG, encoded by the coding sequence ATGGCCAAGAACACACTTTCCTTCGTCTGCCAGAACTGCGGCGCGGCCTATAACCGCTGGCAGGGCAAGTGCGAGTCCTGTGGCGAGTGGAATACGCTCGCGGAGGAGGACACGACCGGCAGCGTGCCGGTGTCGATCCGCTCCAAGCGCAAGGGGCGGACCTTCGCGCTCGAGAGCCTGTCCGGAAAAACCCAGGACGCCCCGCGCCTGTCCTCCGGCATGACGGAGCTCGATCGCGTGACCGGCGGCGGCTTTGTCCGCGGCTCGGTGCTGCTGGTCGGCGGCGATCCCGGCATCGGCAAGTCGACGCTGCTGACGCAGGCCACAAGCCTGCTCGCGCGCGCCGGACACCGCGTCGTCTACATCTCCGGCGAAGAGGCGGTCGCGCAGGTGCGGTTGCGCGCCGAACGGCTCGGGCTGTCGGATGCGCCGGTGCAGCTCGCCGCCGAAACGTCGGTCGAGGACATTGTCTCGACGCTGTCTGAGGGCGCGGTGCCGCGGCTGATCGTGATCGATTCGATCCAGACCATGTGGACCGACACGGTGGAATCGGCACCCGGCACGGTGACGCAGGTGCGCGCCTCGGCGCAGGCCCTGATCCGTTTTGCCAAAAGGACCGGCGCGGCCATCATCCTGGTCGGCCATGTCACCAAGGACGGACAGATCGCCGGCCCTCGCGTGGTCGAGCACATGGTCGATGCGGTGCTGTCGTTCGAGGGCGAAGGCTCGCAGCAATTCCGCATCCTGCGCGCCGTGAAGAATCGTTTCGGGCCGACCGACGAGATCGGCGTGTTCGAGATGACCGGGCTTGGCCTGCGCGAAGTCACCAATCCTTCCGAGCTGTTTTTGTCGGAGCGCGATCTCGGCACGCCCGGCACCGCAGTCTTCGCGGGTATCGAGGGTACAAGACCCGTTCTGGTCGAATTGCAGGCACTGGTGGCGCCGACCTCGCTCGGCACCCCGCGCCGGGCCGTGGTGGGCTGGGATCCGAGCCGGCTATCGATGGTGCTGGCGGTGCTGGAAGCCCATTGCGGGGTGAAGCTGTCCGGCCACGACGTCTATCTGAACGTCGCGGGCGGCCTGCGCATCCACGAGCCCGCGGCTGATCTGGCCGCCGCGGCGGCGCTGGTGTCCTCGCTGGTTAATGCGCAGTTGCCCTCCGATGCGGTCTATTTCGGCGAGATCTCGCTGTCCGGCGTGGTGCGCCCGGTAGCGCAGACCCCGGCCCGGCTGAAAGAAGCGGCAAAACTCGGCTTCCAGCGTGCCGTTCTGCCCGAATCGGCCCGGGGCGAAGCCGGCGGCGATGCCGGCTTGTCGCTGAACGCGATCAACAGCCTGACGACATTGGTCGCCGAGATCGCCGCACGCGGCTCCCGGCGGGGCGACTCGAGCGCACCGGCAGAGAAAAATGCCACACCAGCAAGATTCCGCCGTGGAGAGGGTTAG
- a CDS encoding L,D-transpeptidase, with translation MGKRAKRGKAQTFAIPMAARVAVGAVAVAALGYGLLSRPANVQPARKPSAHEAQASSTPVYVSTPVHASAPTPASAPLTAPAPLVEPPKAADVPGAFVRQVVDYASRQTPGTVIIDTKNTFLYLVLNDAQALRYGIGVGREGFTWSGEQTVARKAEWPDWHPPAEMVSRQPYLPRFMAGGPGNPLGARAMYLGETEYRIHGTNKPDTIGKRVSSGCIRLTNEDVVDLYDRVKVGAKVIVLPTTVARRAPQGAPADAAFRLPDPASPPNRPSATHAQMPSSGAKIAEAQ, from the coding sequence ATGGGTAAGCGAGCCAAACGCGGAAAGGCGCAGACGTTCGCAATCCCGATGGCCGCGAGAGTTGCAGTTGGCGCCGTCGCCGTCGCAGCGTTGGGGTACGGCTTGCTGTCCCGACCGGCGAACGTGCAACCGGCACGAAAGCCGTCCGCGCACGAAGCCCAAGCGTCATCAACTCCGGTTTACGTCTCAACGCCTGTTCATGCATCAGCTCCGACGCCGGCTTCGGCTCCGCTTACGGCCCCGGCGCCTCTGGTCGAACCGCCCAAAGCGGCTGACGTTCCCGGAGCATTCGTGCGGCAGGTGGTTGACTACGCCAGCCGCCAGACGCCGGGCACCGTGATCATCGATACCAAGAACACATTCCTCTATCTCGTTCTGAACGACGCGCAGGCACTGCGCTATGGCATCGGTGTTGGCCGCGAAGGTTTCACATGGTCCGGTGAGCAGACTGTGGCTCGTAAGGCAGAATGGCCGGATTGGCATCCGCCTGCGGAGATGGTCTCGCGTCAGCCTTATCTGCCGCGGTTCATGGCCGGAGGTCCTGGCAACCCGCTCGGCGCTCGGGCGATGTATCTGGGCGAGACCGAATATCGAATTCACGGCACCAACAAGCCCGATACGATCGGGAAGCGGGTCTCGTCCGGCTGTATCCGACTGACCAATGAGGACGTCGTTGACCTCTATGATCGCGTGAAAGTCGGCGCGAAAGTGATCGTGCTTCCGACGACCGTTGCCCGCCGAGCACCCCAGGGAGCGCCAGCCGACGCCGCTTTCCGATTACCGGACCCGGCATCACCGCCGAACCGGCCCTCGGCAACTCACGCGCAGATGCCGTCATCTGGAGCGAAGATCGCCGAGGCGCAGTAA
- the purF gene encoding amidophosphoribosyltransferase produces MRNPDQDALLDLGPAALELQDDLEGDTLREECGVFGIYGHPDAAAITALGLHALQHRGQEAAGIVSYDGGRFHSERRLGLVGDTFSRREVIDRLPGTMAVGHVRYSTTGATILRNVQPLFAELNAGGLAVAHNGNLTNGLTLRRELVRNGAMMQSTTDTEVILHLVARSRRSRFIERYIDALREIEGAYALVSLTNKKLVGARDPRGIRPLVLGELDGCPILTSETCALDIIGARFVRDIEPGEVIVFDENGQDIHKPFPPIAPRPCIFEYIYFSRPDSIVHGRSVYEVRKAFGAQLARESHVPVDVVVPVPDSGVPAAVGYSQHSGIPFELGIIRNHYVGRTFIQPTQAIRESGVRMKHSANRAAIEGKRIILIDDSLVRGTTSKKIVRMMRDAGAKEVHFRLASPPILYPDYYGIDLPDRGGLLAATHSLEEMREIIGADSLAFLSIDGMYRAMGEPGRDPANPKFSDHCFTGAYPTHLTDQTQTEQQPRQLSLLAEAS; encoded by the coding sequence ATGCGAAATCCTGACCAGGACGCCCTACTTGATCTCGGCCCGGCCGCGCTGGAACTTCAAGACGATCTGGAGGGGGATACGCTGCGCGAGGAATGCGGCGTCTTCGGCATCTACGGCCACCCCGATGCCGCCGCCATCACGGCGCTCGGCCTGCATGCCCTTCAGCACCGCGGCCAGGAAGCCGCCGGCATCGTCTCCTATGACGGCGGCCGCTTTCATTCCGAACGCCGCCTCGGCCTCGTCGGCGACACCTTCTCCCGCCGCGAGGTGATCGATCGCCTGCCCGGCACAATGGCAGTCGGCCATGTCCGCTATTCCACCACCGGCGCGACGATCCTGCGCAACGTGCAACCGCTGTTCGCCGAACTGAATGCCGGCGGCCTTGCGGTCGCCCACAACGGCAATCTCACCAACGGCCTGACGCTGCGCCGCGAGCTCGTGAGGAACGGCGCGATGATGCAGTCGACCACCGACACCGAGGTGATCCTGCACCTGGTCGCGCGCTCCAGGCGCAGCCGCTTCATCGAACGCTATATCGACGCGCTGCGCGAGATCGAGGGCGCCTATGCGCTGGTGTCGCTGACCAACAAGAAGCTGGTCGGCGCGCGCGATCCGCGCGGCATCCGTCCGCTGGTGCTCGGCGAACTCGATGGTTGTCCGATCCTGACCTCCGAGACCTGCGCACTGGACATCATCGGCGCACGCTTCGTCCGCGACATCGAGCCCGGCGAGGTCATCGTGTTCGACGAGAACGGGCAGGACATCCACAAGCCGTTCCCGCCGATCGCGCCGCGTCCCTGCATCTTCGAGTACATCTACTTCTCCCGTCCGGATTCCATCGTCCACGGCCGCTCGGTCTACGAGGTGCGCAAGGCCTTTGGTGCCCAGCTTGCGCGCGAGAGCCACGTGCCGGTCGACGTCGTGGTGCCGGTGCCGGATTCCGGCGTGCCCGCGGCGGTTGGCTACAGCCAGCATTCCGGCATCCCGTTCGAACTCGGCATCATCCGCAACCACTATGTCGGCCGCACCTTCATCCAGCCGACGCAGGCGATCCGCGAATCCGGTGTGCGCATGAAGCATTCGGCCAACCGCGCCGCGATCGAAGGCAAGCGCATCATCCTGATCGACGATTCGCTGGTACGCGGCACCACCTCGAAGAAGATCGTCCGCATGATGCGCGATGCCGGCGCCAAGGAAGTGCATTTCCGCCTCGCCTCGCCGCCGATCCTCTATCCCGACTATTACGGTATCGATCTGCCGGACCGTGGTGGTCTTCTTGCGGCGACACATTCGCTGGAAGAGATGCGCGAGATCATCGGCGCCGACTCGCTCGCCTTCCTGTCGATCGACGGCATGTACCGCGCCATGGGCGAGCCCGGCCGTGACCCCGCCAATCCGAAATTCTCGGATCATTGCTTCACCGGGGCTTATCCGACCCACCTCACCGACCAGACCCAGACCGAGCAGCAGCCGCGGCAATTGTCGTTGCTGGCGGAGGCGAGCTAG
- a CDS encoding CvpA family protein: MPVTILDLILLGVMLISGLLAMVRGFMREILSIAAWGTAAIVTLYSFSKLLPTAKTYFNNDTVASVVVVAGVFVGTLVVVSVITVRISDMILDSRIGALDRTLGFLFGLARGLLIVVVAFLFFTWLVPDKQRPDWVTGAKSRVVLQGTGDWLMALLPDDPENTILKRFKKNKPDEEQTDSEQQPSGSGDGYSKPARDSLKKLIEKPAAR, encoded by the coding sequence ATGCCAGTAACCATCCTCGACCTGATCCTGCTCGGTGTGATGCTGATTTCGGGCCTGCTCGCCATGGTTCGCGGCTTCATGCGCGAGATCCTGTCGATCGCGGCCTGGGGCACGGCGGCGATTGTCACGCTTTATTCATTCTCGAAGCTGCTGCCGACCGCAAAGACCTATTTCAACAACGATACCGTCGCGAGCGTGGTCGTGGTTGCCGGCGTGTTCGTGGGCACTTTGGTCGTGGTCTCCGTGATCACGGTCCGGATCTCCGACATGATCCTGGATTCGCGCATCGGCGCACTGGACCGCACCCTCGGCTTTCTGTTCGGGCTGGCGCGCGGACTTTTGATCGTCGTGGTCGCCTTCCTGTTCTTCACCTGGCTCGTGCCGGACAAGCAGCGCCCGGATTGGGTCACGGGGGCCAAATCCCGCGTGGTGCTGCAGGGAACCGGGGATTGGCTGATGGCCCTCTTGCCTGACGACCCCGAGAACACCATCTTGAAGAGATTCAAGAAAAACAAACCAGATGAAGAGCAAACTGATTCCGAGCAGCAGCCTTCGGGCAGTGGCGACGGATACAGCAAACCGGCTCGTGACAGCCTTAAAAAGCTGATCGAGAAACCCGCGGCGCGTTGA
- a CDS encoding SDR family NAD(P)-dependent oxidoreductase, which produces MTNPLANRIALVTGASRGIGFATAKALARAGAHIVAVARTQGGLEELDDEIRKDGGSATLVPLNLTDSDGIARLGAGLHERYGKLDILVGNAGVLGPSSPIGHIELKAFTDVMAVNVSANFQLIRCMEPLLKQSDAGRAVFVTSGAANKATAYVSPYAASKAALETLARAWAQETANTKLRVNLFNPGPVRTRMRATLMPGEDPATLDTAEQVAEFIVPMCAPDWTETGKFYDYKTRTLMSFRSPA; this is translated from the coding sequence ATGACAAATCCCCTCGCCAACCGCATCGCTCTCGTCACCGGCGCCTCGCGCGGCATCGGCTTCGCCACGGCAAAAGCGCTGGCCAGGGCCGGCGCGCATATCGTTGCGGTCGCGCGCACGCAGGGCGGGCTGGAAGAGCTCGACGACGAGATCCGCAAGGACGGCGGCAGCGCCACGCTGGTGCCGCTCAACCTCACCGATTCCGACGGCATCGCGCGGCTCGGCGCCGGCCTGCACGAACGCTACGGCAAGCTCGACATCCTGGTCGGCAATGCCGGCGTGCTCGGCCCCTCCTCGCCGATCGGCCATATCGAGCTGAAGGCCTTCACCGACGTGATGGCGGTCAATGTCTCCGCGAATTTCCAGTTGATCCGCTGCATGGAGCCGCTGCTCAAGCAGTCGGACGCCGGCCGCGCGGTGTTCGTCACTTCCGGCGCGGCCAACAAGGCGACCGCCTATGTCAGCCCCTACGCCGCCTCCAAGGCGGCGCTGGAAACGCTGGCGCGCGCCTGGGCGCAGGAGACCGCGAACACCAAGCTGCGCGTCAATCTGTTCAATCCGGGCCCCGTCCGCACCCGGATGCGCGCGACGCTGATGCCGGGCGAGGATCCGGCGACGCTCGATACAGCCGAGCAGGTCGCCGAATTCATCGTGCCGATGTGCGCGCCGGATTGGACCGAGACCGGCAAGTTCTACGACTACAAGACCCGGACCTTGATGAGCTTCCGCTCCCCGGCCTGA
- a CDS encoding sulfite exporter TauE/SafE family protein, whose product MAFLFVLIVGLVAGTISGIVGTGSSIMLMPVLVYAYGPKEAVPIMALAAVMANLSRILAWWREVDWRACTAYSVTGIPAAVLGARTLLALPSHAVDLAIGVFLIAMVPVRHWLARHDLKANLWHLAIGGAVIGYLTGIVVSTGPLSVPLFLFYGLSRGAFLATEAASSLGLYVAKSVTFERFGALTGDVFVKGLVAGSSLMAGAFIAKRFVLRLKPEMFRLVMDAIMIAAGLSMLWNAAQP is encoded by the coding sequence TTGGCTTTCTTGTTCGTCCTGATCGTCGGCCTCGTCGCAGGCACCATTTCCGGCATCGTCGGCACGGGCTCGTCGATCATGCTGATGCCGGTGCTGGTCTATGCCTATGGGCCAAAGGAGGCGGTGCCGATCATGGCATTGGCCGCCGTCATGGCCAACTTGTCACGAATCCTGGCCTGGTGGCGCGAGGTCGACTGGCGGGCCTGCACGGCTTATTCGGTGACAGGCATTCCAGCCGCCGTGCTCGGCGCGCGGACGCTGCTGGCCCTGCCCTCGCACGCCGTCGATCTCGCCATCGGCGTCTTCCTGATCGCGATGGTGCCGGTTCGGCACTGGCTGGCGCGGCACGATCTCAAGGCCAATCTCTGGCATCTGGCGATCGGTGGGGCCGTCATCGGCTATCTCACCGGCATCGTCGTCTCCACCGGCCCGCTCAGCGTGCCGCTATTCCTGTTCTACGGCTTGTCCCGCGGCGCTTTCCTCGCCACCGAAGCGGCATCTTCGCTCGGGCTCTATGTTGCGAAATCCGTGACCTTCGAACGTTTCGGCGCGCTGACCGGCGATGTGTTCGTCAAAGGCCTGGTCGCAGGATCGTCGCTGATGGCCGGCGCCTTCATCGCCAAACGCTTCGTGCTGCGCTTGAAGCCGGAGATGTTCCGCTTGGTGATGGACGCAATCATGATCGCGGCCGGCCTCTCCATGCTCTGGAACGCGGCGCAGCCGTAG
- the alr gene encoding alanine racemase, whose product MASDPKMIPQSGLLSAEANQAAALATFGGVLTVDLDAIIANWRKLEKTAVPAECSAVIKADAYGCGAEQVARALNKAGCNTFFVATIEEARKVRAEVPEPAIYVLGGYFQNTGEHYAQINCRPVIGDLNELAEWDVFCRRTGWTGGAAIHIDTGMNRLGLTLAEAQAIIPRINAGDHGITLVMSHLVSAEQLNNPVNAKQLAAFRGIASEFSGVPAALANSSGVFLGAPFQFDMVRPGAALYGVNPTPEADNPMQPVVDLKARIVQIRNVERGESVGYGGTWTARRPTKLAIIAVGYADGYFRAASSNDGTRGAEVIVAGKRCPVAGRVSMDLIAIDITDLPPNAARRGHMVTLLGEGITVDELAHHFGTIGYEVLTSLGRRYARIYKGGNVVEPLARPASAQAVEQQTPAPPSVEQPTSPPPLPG is encoded by the coding sequence ATGGCGTCCGACCCGAAAATGATCCCGCAATCCGGCCTTCTCTCCGCGGAGGCCAATCAGGCTGCCGCGCTCGCGACCTTCGGCGGCGTGCTCACCGTCGATCTCGATGCCATCATCGCCAATTGGCGTAAGCTCGAGAAGACGGCGGTGCCGGCCGAATGCTCGGCGGTGATCAAGGCAGACGCCTATGGCTGCGGCGCCGAGCAGGTCGCGCGTGCCCTGAATAAGGCCGGCTGCAACACCTTCTTCGTCGCTACCATCGAGGAAGCGCGTAAGGTGCGCGCGGAGGTGCCCGAGCCTGCGATCTACGTGCTCGGGGGCTATTTCCAGAACACCGGCGAACACTACGCCCAGATCAACTGCCGCCCCGTGATCGGCGATCTCAACGAGCTCGCCGAATGGGACGTGTTCTGCCGCCGCACCGGCTGGACCGGTGGCGCCGCCATCCACATCGACACCGGCATGAACCGGCTCGGCCTGACGCTTGCGGAAGCGCAGGCTATCATCCCCCGCATCAACGCCGGCGATCACGGCATTACGCTGGTGATGAGCCATCTGGTTTCGGCCGAGCAGCTCAACAACCCGGTGAATGCCAAGCAACTCGCGGCCTTTCGCGGCATCGCCAGCGAATTCTCCGGCGTGCCGGCGGCGCTCGCCAATTCGTCCGGCGTCTTCCTCGGCGCGCCCTTCCAGTTCGACATGGTGCGGCCGGGCGCCGCGCTTTACGGCGTCAACCCGACGCCCGAGGCCGACAATCCGATGCAGCCGGTGGTCGATCTCAAGGCCCGCATCGTGCAGATCCGCAATGTCGAGCGCGGCGAGAGCGTCGGCTATGGCGGCACCTGGACGGCACGGCGGCCGACGAAACTCGCGATCATCGCGGTCGGTTATGCCGACGGCTATTTCCGCGCCGCAAGCTCCAATGACGGCACCCGCGGCGCCGAGGTCATCGTCGCCGGCAAGCGCTGTCCGGTCGCCGGCCGCGTCTCGATGGACCTGATCGCGATCGACATCACCGATCTGCCGCCGAACGCGGCGCGGCGCGGCCACATGGTCACGCTGCTCGGCGAGGGCATCACCGTCGACGAGCTCGCGCATCATTTCGGAACGATCGGCTACGAGGTGCTGACCAGCCTCGGCCGCCGCTACGCCCGCATCTACAAGGGCGGGAACGTGGTGGAGCCGCTGGCCAGGCCGGCTTCCGCGCAGGCGGTCGAGCAGCAGACGCCCGCTCCGCCATCGGTCGAACAGCCCACAAGCCCGCCGCCGCTGCCGGGCTGA
- a CDS encoding GFA family protein: protein MRVEGSCHCGETVFEVTEAPASVTRCTCSLCAKRGALWAYYTPAQFRLLSPAENLATYLWGSRTVKHHFCASCGCGTYSESPDWSTGKPDFDNPRVAVNARLFDEFDLETVPVTMIDGKNLW from the coding sequence ATGCGGGTCGAGGGAAGCTGTCATTGCGGTGAGACGGTGTTCGAGGTGACGGAGGCGCCCGCGAGCGTCACCCGTTGCACCTGTTCGCTCTGCGCCAAGCGCGGCGCGTTGTGGGCCTATTACACGCCGGCGCAGTTTCGGCTGCTGTCGCCCGCGGAGAACCTCGCGACCTATCTCTGGGGCAGCCGAACGGTCAAACACCATTTCTGCGCAAGCTGCGGCTGCGGTACCTATTCGGAGTCGCCGGACTGGTCGACCGGCAAGCCCGATTTCGACAATCCGAGGGTCGCCGTCAACGCGCGCCTGTTCGACGAGTTCGATCTCGAGACCGTGCCGGTGACCATGATCGATGGCAAGAATTTATGGTGA
- a CDS encoding replicative DNA helicase, producing MALTDSNVLKLAPEAGTPAYRSAPHNIEAEQSLLGAILVNNDAFYRVSDFLEPKHYFEPLHQTIFETASSLIRMGKIATPVTLKTFLPADTDIGGMTIGQYLARLAAEATTIINAQDYGRTIYDLALRRDLIGIGEDMVNVAYDAPVDFAPRAQIEDAERRLYELAESGRYDGGFQKFSQALTLAVDLAAKAFQRDGKLSGISTGLRDLDTKMGGLQHSDLIIVAGRPGMGKTSLATNIAYNVARAYVPELQADGTMKAAHGGVIGFFSCEMSADQLATRIVAERTGIPSSSIRRGGISEADFEKIREVSIELQSLPFYVDETGGLSIAQLMARARRLKRQKGLDLIVIDYIQLLSGSGKRSENRVQEITEITTSLKALAKELSVPVIALSQLSRQVESRDDKRPQLSDLRESGSIEQDADVVLFVYREEYYLGNKEPRPGTPEHEKWRLDMDLAHGKAEVIIGKQRHGPTGTVDLAFEASVTRFGDLAPDSQVPDRGGGDY from the coding sequence ATGGCCCTGACTGATTCGAACGTTCTCAAACTCGCGCCCGAAGCCGGAACCCCGGCCTATCGGAGCGCGCCGCATAACATCGAGGCGGAACAGAGCCTTCTGGGCGCGATCCTGGTCAACAACGACGCGTTTTACCGCGTCTCCGATTTTCTGGAGCCGAAGCATTATTTCGAGCCGCTGCACCAGACCATCTTCGAGACCGCCAGCAGCCTGATCCGGATGGGCAAGATCGCGACGCCCGTCACCCTGAAGACCTTCCTGCCCGCCGACACCGACATCGGCGGCATGACCATTGGGCAATATCTGGCGCGCCTCGCCGCCGAAGCGACCACCATCATCAATGCGCAGGATTATGGGCGCACCATCTACGATCTGGCATTGCGACGCGACCTGATCGGCATCGGCGAGGACATGGTCAATGTCGCCTATGACGCCCCGGTCGACTTCGCGCCGCGGGCGCAGATCGAGGACGCCGAGCGCCGCCTCTACGAACTCGCCGAATCCGGCCGCTATGACGGAGGCTTCCAGAAATTTTCGCAGGCGCTGACGCTTGCGGTCGATCTGGCCGCGAAAGCGTTCCAGCGCGATGGAAAGCTGTCGGGCATCTCGACGGGCCTGCGCGACCTCGACACCAAGATGGGCGGGTTGCAGCACTCCGACCTCATCATCGTCGCCGGCCGCCCCGGCATGGGCAAGACGTCGCTTGCAACCAACATCGCCTACAACGTCGCCCGGGCCTACGTTCCAGAACTCCAGGCCGACGGCACCATGAAGGCCGCCCATGGCGGCGTCATCGGCTTCTTCTCCTGCGAAATGTCTGCCGACCAGCTCGCCACGCGTATCGTGGCCGAGCGCACCGGCATTCCCTCCTCGTCGATCCGCCGCGGCGGCATCTCGGAGGCCGATTTCGAGAAGATCCGCGAGGTCTCGATCGAGCTGCAGTCGCTGCCCTTCTATGTCGACGAGACCGGCGGTCTCTCGATTGCGCAGCTCATGGCGCGCGCCCGCCGGCTGAAGCGGCAGAAGGGCCTCGACCTCATCGTCATCGACTACATCCAGCTCTTGTCGGGTTCGGGCAAGCGCAGCGAAAACCGCGTGCAGGAAATCACCGAGATCACGACCAGTCTGAAGGCGCTCGCCAAGGAACTCAGCGTGCCCGTGATTGCGCTTTCGCAGCTCTCGCGCCAGGTCGAATCACGCGACGACAAGCGGCCACAGCTATCGGATTTGCGCGAATCCGGCTCGATCGAGCAGGACGCCGACGTCGTGCTGTTCGTCTATCGCGAGGAATATTACCTCGGAAACAAGGAGCCGCGCCCGGGCACACCCGAGCACGAAAAATGGCGCCTGGACATGGATCTTGCGCACGGCAAGGCCGAAGTCATCATCGGCAAGCAGCGCCACGGCCCCACCGGCACCGTCGATCTGGCCTTCGAAGCGTCGGTCACTCGGTTCGGCGACCTTGCGCCGGACAGCCAGGTGCCGGACCGCGGCGGCGGCGACTACTGA